The Hemicordylus capensis ecotype Gifberg chromosome 5, rHemCap1.1.pri, whole genome shotgun sequence nucleotide sequence ATTTCTGATCCATCTTCGTTTTTCAACCACAGAAGGCGCCTGACAGTCACGTCTGAAACCAGCACTCTTGGAGAGAGCTGGGCCGCATCCAGAGAGGAATCTGCCATGGAGGCGGATGCTTTGCTCAGCTTATTGAGTCCCTGCCTTAGGTCAATTAACTCTGGAGGGACCAAGGAGGTCAATTCCCTTATCCAGAGAATGGCCACCCGGGCAAACATAGAATTTGCCATTGAGGCCCTCAAGGAGACCGCAGACGCCTCATGGGATCTCCACAAGGCAGAATCACACTTTTTATCATCGAGGTTCTTAAGGACCTCATCCCCGTCCCCAGGGAGAATAGCCCTGGTAACCAGGGCAGCCACCTCAGCATCCACTAGCGGCAGTTTGAGCTTATTCATGACGGCTGGACTAGAGTTATAGAACCGCCGGACCGCTCAAGAGGGCCCCTTACATTCGATGGGTGGTACCATTCAGACTGAATTATATCAAGGAACAATTGGGGACAAGAAATGGTCACCTCTGGGCATCTAAAGGCGGGAAGCACCTCAGAGTTCCCTTCATGGATATCAGGGGCCGGGGGAACCACCCTCTCCAAATGCAAACTCTTGCAGACGTTGTGCAAAAGGACCAGAAAATCTGATTGTGAAAAAAGACCGGTGGGGAAGCCAACACTGAGGCTTCCTCATCCCACgacagctccccctcctccctacCCAAATCTGAGTCCTCTGAGAGACCGGTAGGGCCAGGGTTAGCAGGCATCGAAAGACCACTGAGGCCTGGCAGGACAGGAGATGGACCGGGGGACAACCAGGGGGGACCCCTTTCCAACCCCCGAGAACCATCAACCGGCAGAAGGGTGATTAGGGCCAGAGCCGAAGCAGCTCCCCCAGaacccaaaatggcagccgccggAGTTTGGGCAGAAAAAAGCTGGACAGGAAGGGAAGTGGGAGCAACCATGGCTGGCCAGGAGAACTTACTGAACTCCTCAGAGACCACCCAGCGAAGCAGAGCAGCAAAGGACGGCGGAATCTTCTCCTTGCCTGAttcggccacagagccctgtgagtgAGTGGAGGCACAAGGGCGCTTAGCAGGTGGAGCAGCAAACGGGTCCTCTGAGCCAGAAGACCCCGGCACTGCCCCTCGTGGCTGGCCTGCCAGCACACCCAAAACCACCCCATCAACCTGCAGCCCAGGAATAGTCCACTCCCTCAGCGGGAATGAGCTGCGGCTGAGACGTGGTGCTGCTTGCTGCCTCGGCAGGAACGCTCCCTGACTGGGGGGAAGAAGCCTTGGCTGTCCCCTCAGTAGCCGACTGGAGAAGCTCGACCCTCGAATTGGACGAAGAaccctttttgttctttttcttttccttctccttttttgaCTTATGAGACCGAGCTATGGGTGTGGGAGCGGTCACCACCACGCACTCAGCCTGGCATGCTGAATGTGCCACAGagtcatcagagagagagagagggagagacttcTCTCTCGCCGCAAACGTGCTCAGCTGCCATGACAAAGGCAGGAAAGAGCAGCGGCTGAGGGACCACTCAAAGCACTCTGCCTCCCTGTTTACCCCCTAATTGTCACTGAGACAAACAGGTAAGTCGCAGGGGTAGGAAAGGGAGAGCCAAAAATCAGCAAAACCAACAGAGAACAATGGAACGATGACGAGTAGCACCTGCTTGGAGAAAGAAGGGCAAACAACTGAGGTCTGAGGGGTTGGTCCCTCCCTCCTGATGAGCCACAAAGTTctgtgattggccctgtctcggagcagtaggTCGTGACAACCCATCATGCCTTTGGATACAATCCTCTTCTAAGAGAGAATTTCAGGTTTTAGAGCTTATGCAAGAACCAAGTGAATAGCTGGGGAGTAATGCAAAAGTATTCTATGACTGGGATTAGTAAAATATTTGGCATGGGTGTATTTCTGAAAGACCCAGAAGGGCTATTCAAAAATTGTTTCCCAAGCACACTCACTTTCATTTTCTATCCCTTTATTCACCTGTATTTGAACCGAAGCTTCTGGACTATTTCTTTCATTTTGTCCACCTGTTCTTGATTAGCTGAGACCTTCTCTGTACAGTCAATTTTCCGTTTGTCATCTGCATACGGTAGGAAAATCAGATGAAACCCTAAGTAGagagggataagaacataagaacagccctgccggatcaggctcaaggcGTATCTagagcagcatcctgtttcacacagtggctgaccagatgcctatggggagcacacaggcaagaggtatgtgcatgccccctctcctgctgttgctcccctgcaactggtattgagaggcatcgtgcctctgaggctggagatggcccacagccatcagactagtagtcattgatagacctctccaccatgaatttgtctaagccccttttaaagccatccaagctggtggccattgccacatcgtATGGCAAGGAgttgaaaaagtatttcctcttctcggtcctagatttcccaaccttcagtgtcaaggggtgacccctggttctagtgttgtgagtgagggagaaaaatttatctgtctatcctctccactccacgcataattttacacacttcgatcaagtctccccttagttgcctcttttccaaggtaaagagccccagatgctgtagcctagcctagATTAAAAAATGGAGACATTATTTCAAAGTACAAATGGAAGCTCTATTCTGTTGAATGCAGTCCCCAATATCTCAGTAATCTAAAGAATAATCTAAGGATCTaaatttgttcattttaaaaaggtaagCAACTCAGATTGAAATGGACAAGTGAATGCTTGACTAGCAATGAACTAAAATAACCTAAACACTAATGAAATAAAGTACCTTGAATACCAATAAATTCTTATTCACTCTTAAGAAAACATTCCTCATTTTCATAATGAAATATTTTTAAGTAAGAACATGACTTGGTTTGGATTATTGATCAATTGAAACTCTTCAATTACAGATCAATTAAATACATTAACATGGCATCCAAAGAAAGGGGATAAGAAAGCAAAAAAGAAGCACGAGTGATTATGATGTTTATATAAATCAGAGGAATCTTCAGAAGGAAGATTATTCTAGTTTCGGAGggggtattccccccccccccgaacattgCCCTAGATAAAAAGGAGAGTACTGAACTCCCCTATCAACACAAGCAATAATGGAAATCCAAAGATTAAAAAAGGATAAAGCTCCTGGGTTAAACAGAGGGAGGCTTCACTACTATCCATGTTTACTTAGGCCTAAGCCCCattacaagccacctaatggcacagtgggtaagcaacctgcctagagagcaggaggctgttggttcaaatcgccgctggtgtgtttcccagaatatgggaaactcctatatcaggcagcagcaatataggaaggtgctgaaaggcatcagctcatatagcacaggagaagacaatggtaaactactcttgtattctaccaagaaaaaaaccacatggctctgtggtgaccaggagtcaacattgactcgacggtacaatctttcctttcccaaaCCCCATTAAACTCAGAGggaattacttccaagtaaataagcAATGGATTTGGCTGCATTATATTAAAAACTGCAGATATTCTAGTACCAGTATTTACTCAATATACAGGAAAGTCAAGGGATTTTTAAATTCTTGAGCTGAAGCAAGAATAGCTGTAATTACACAGAAGGATAAAGACCTACAGATAGTTGGATCATATATACTTCtatcatttttgtttgttttattattgaaGTATTTTTCCATCTTGTTACATTATAAGTTTGTTAGGCATTgttatagattttttttaaaaatgaattcatcAGTAACCACTAGAACAGTCTATGTTAGATACTGGAAATACTAAAGCAGAAATAATGGCTCTAGCATTGTGAAAGATGGAGCGGTGGCTGGGGGCGCGAATCTCTCTATACAATTTTATCCATGCTGTTAATATTATTACATAGGTACATaaagagtcagacccttggtccatctagctcaatactgtctatactgactggcagcagctctccaggttttccgACAGGAGTATTTcctagcccaacctggagatgccaaggatcaaacaggggaccttctgcatgcaaagcagatgcacctccactgagctacagtcccagaagtattaaaaatatttatacactgcttttcaacaagaaaagtTCAAAACAGTTTTCATATAacacaaggtaggagaaaaatgttccctatcccaaaaggactCTCCATCTATAATAAATGCATATCCATAACAGTATAAACTTCCACTCTTAGTTTAGTCAGCAGGGTTAAGGCAACACCCTACCCAGCAGCAAGGCAGAACATCACATACCTGAGGGAGCAATCTGCACATTCTGTTCATCCAGCTCTTCTTCCTGAGGAACTAGGGCTATGAACTTGGGAGGAGTGTTTCGACGGGGGATGTACTTACATATGGCCATCACTTCTTTCTCCAGACACTTTGTAAGTAAGGCACTAAATAGTGTAGTGCTTCCTATAATAAGCAAAATGCCATGCTTGTTAGATGACATAGTGTGCTCAAGACATTTATTTGAAATCATCACAGATCTTAAGAGTGAGTTTTCCTTGCCAGATACACACAACTATACAGCTGTGGTTGGTTTGCAGAATTGTGGGTGAGACAGgttctattttaaaaatatatatattcttactTCTGTCCAGAAAGGAAGCACAATCATAATAATCCACAGCGTTAATATAATGCTTTCAAAGTGTTCTAAATAATGCTTATGATAGTCCTATAAGATACATTTTACAATGTTTACACCACATTGTTTACCATTAATATGAaatccaaagcagtgtacaacaCCTCAAACACAAGAACAACATGTATCAATGCTATTTTAAAACTTAACACAATTTTAAGTCAGCTACAATTAGCATAATGTACAATAAGCATTTAACAGAGTAGCAAACATCTAGTGCTACCCTCCAACACCAAGTGGAACCATTGTCATAAAGCAGCCTCAGCTCCCATGTCTCAAGTAGTCCAGGAGATGAGGCAGTCTTGGCTGCAAATGCCAGAGACTTAGAAGTAGTAGTATAATCCCTCCATCCAGTTCTAGATAAAAAGTTCATAACCAAGGCAACCAGAGCTTTTTCAGTTCCAAATCCTACTCTGAATTCCTGACTGATATGGTTCCAGAAAACCCATCTCATCCAAGAATTCCAAGAGCATTAATCCACATTTCTACATTAAACCCCTACTTTGCCCGTTGGAAATCATTCCGTGGTTCTTATACAAGGCAGACAGTCCTTTCCACATGGCTTACCACTGATCAAGGACTCATCAGGATAGATGAACTGGGCAGGCCTGATGTGGTGGTGTCGTTTCAACATTACCAAGGGTTTGAAGCCAATCAGATACAAGCCTGGCGAACCAAATCTCTTTGCTTCTTCTGTCTCCTCTTTCTCCAGCACAATCTGACGGTTCCCATAGGTCTAAAAAGGGAGAAGTCACGATGAGCGTATCCCATGTGAAGAAAAATACAGCCCTAGTGCTGCATAAAGCACGATTCCTACAGGAATCAGCAGCAAATCAGAAATCTTCATTGTAATCAAGACTGCTACTTTCCAGTAAATAATTTATAGTCAGGCTCCGAGTGTGCCTCTGACCACCTAATGTCATTACATTTGACAACTATACTTCTGTTagctttaatttatttcattcaCATGCTATAAATGCTCTCCCTTGCAGTGGTTTCTCTCTTCCTACACATCAAGGTGAGACTGGCTATCCTGAGGTCCACACATTTTTATGCCAAATAGATGCTGGCCATCTACCAAGGACTTGATCATCTTGACAGGACTTGATCTCTTACCAAAAGGGTAGGGCTAGAGGCCTGATCTGATACTGTGTTCAGGCAGCCTCAAACTAAAGAACCTTCACAGTACAGCACAAGCATGCTGTCAGGGACAATCCTACGGCCACTCCTGGCACATCTGCAAGCTTGAGGGAGGCTGCAGTTTGTCTGTGGCAATTTGTGCTTCAAAGGGACTTGGAGCACTTCCAAAGCACATGGACTAAAGTCCAGGGTTGATTAAAAGCAATGacgtgtttgtgtgtatatataattttaaattggattttttttaattcgtAAGAAAGGAACCTCGGTCAAAggtatcatcatgaatattagtcataacttctaattatattctatgaacatcaATATgtatgtaatgtaattttatttatagtcattgaccaaacagagagtaaaaaccagtaaacattaaaatatgtatatacatatatacagtttaagattggggtgatatcccattataccttttaaaagcaatataactaaacttagctacaggaatagaaattaaagcatctttgtctgaaagcagatgttttacaaggttagcatcggattgatctgccagtttacatataaGAGGAGCAATAAGGCAttccctgggatacaaatggagattacagtggagaaggatatgtgcgacagtttctgtatctcctgatccacaacggcagtgtcgttcttctaaaggcacaccttgaaacctcccagctagaagtgcggatggaaaggaattaacccttactcttgtgaatatccatcgaaacttagagaaagtaattgtcgacagatattttgcgggggaaagatccatattagttcttatagctctatcaaactctggaagcgcagcccagttttcttgcatctcaatatcaacaaagcgttgtttcACTCATCAATATGTATATTCTATGAACATCAATAtgtggggatgagagataacagacctgatcaatcctattctgcaggtggtgtacatgcagagcatgcgcacacacacacgcacacactcaccCTTGCCCCCCAAgtgtgcaaagacaaagaaggtcttTGTCTTGAATAGAGGACTTGGGGGGATGGAGGAGGTCTGAAGGAGAAGATTGAATATAACTACAAGAGACAGGGTTTCTAAGATACATAAGAACTAGATAATTGGCGTTTTAAAATCAAGACCAGTGTTATGTTTTCTGCTCAAGAGGTTTCTTCCAATATTTAAATAGCTGTGCAATTTCTTTGGTAGAGGAGGTAGGTGGTTGGATGCGATAAGAAAGAAATTTCCAAGATACGTTACCTGCGCCCTTTTGGTGTCACTAGGAAGAAGCAAACTACCTGTCTCCCGGTTAAAGGTTCGTGTTTTTGTTTTCAAGGGCTCATTGGTTTCTCTGTAAAGTTTCACTGGAGGCTGTTTGCAAGCTTTCTGAACTAGGTTGAAAATGCCAACAGTAAGAGCCATATCTTTTCCCAGATATAAATTCAACCTGTGTGGTATCAGCAAAAACAGATTTAAGTGTTATACTGTATTTCAATAGCCACATTAGAAAATAAATCACAACAGAATTATTCTCAACACAAAGGAAATCTTCCACAACTTAACATTACTGTTTTTATTATAACTCTTATCTTAACATATGCTAACAACCCTCTCAAAGAAGAGTTTCTCTCCAACAGCAATTCTGACCTGCAAGAGGCTGATGAGGAGAATGTAGATTTTGCTTGATACTCACCGGGCTAAAGCCCGCTTCCTGGTCTCCTTAGCTCGTACTTTCTTCATGAGGTCTTCTAACTTGCCAGACTCATCAAATTGTACTCCTAAATCCTCATCTTCTGCTGTGTTAATGATGTCCCTGTAGAACAAGGATATATCAAATCCCCCAGGCTTCTTCAGGTGCATCAAATCAAGGTAAATACCTAGAGTTAAAGCAAAATAGGGGGGAATAAATGACAAATTTCCTAACATTAGGATCTACAGGTGTTTGTTTTGCAGAAAAGTTTTAGTAGTTCCAGAACTAAGACCAGGGGGAAGTCCAGCCACACTTAACCtctacaacaattaaaacactgatATCCCAAGTCACTCTCAGATATATTCTTGCATAGACCCCTGACAAGCTTATTGTGCCTGACAGACGATTATGGGTATGTGGTGGGTCAATACACAAGTTCAGCCCCCGATCTCCTCCACAGGACATAACACACCACGGAAATCAAGTacacaagcagagagagagagagagagagagagagagaagtctggCTTTCTGCTACACACCCTTCTGGGTCTCATCTTCAGATGTTTCCTAGTTTGATGAAAAAAAGGAATGAAGACCAAACAGAATTCTTTCTCCATATCCCTATCTCTTAGCCTCTTATTTCTATTCTAGTTAGATAacaaaggaagaaggaaaacaggGAGGAAAGCATGGGAAGGAATGTGTTTCTTCTTTCCAAGTAGTTTCAACACACATGGAACTGAAGGAAAAACAAGAACTGACAACTAGGTAATCAAATTCATGTTCAAACAGTAGCTTGTCATACTCCTGACTTGAGATCGTAGGCTGCAGCAGAAAGTGACTTAAGTTTCTCTCGCTATTCCCCAAGACAATCACACACCCCTGAGGGAAGCCAGAGTGTCAGACTCAAGAGTGCACGTTTGCTCCTATCACTCATAGAGACCAGAATATGCTGAAACATTCCACTTCTTTTATTGTAGGAAACAAGAGCGGAAACAGAAGTGCTGAAACATACCTGATATCCCAAACTGAAGCCATCTGGAcacaccccaagaagacacacaATAAATTGTACTGAGTCAATTAAAAGCCAGTTTTGTAAAGATGAGATTGTGCAAATACTGTTTGGTCTCCAAAAGGAGGCATCATTTGTATTCCAAATTACTTTCAACTGACCTGTTTCTCGGAGGTCAGAAGCTTTAGTCCTAGCAAATTTGGCTTTAACGCTGTCTTGACCATGCGGGTTGTCTTCATTGGTGAATAGCATGATCCTCTTGTGACTCATCTTGAGGCGGACATCACTGAAGAGATTGGAGCAAACCCAGAGTGCCTCACCCAATGAGTAGTCTGCACTATGACCAAAGGACTTCTGGAAGAGTATTTTTCCTTGCTCCCCCTTGTACTTGCCCAGTTCTAGCACTCGTTTTGCCCCTGGTGACAGCAAGAACAGAAAATGGATCACTACAGTTGATCCACAAGACATGGACAAACTGATGAAACAATGGCTGCTCTTCTATTCCAGACATTCACACATAATTTAATAGTTTATTCATAGTGTTTCTTATCCAGCTGATGACAAAATCAACTGTTCAGTGTAACTGTGCCTACTACTGTCTTTTCGTAGTCACCAATTAAGGTGGGCTCAAAATGGAAAAAGCTTGAAAGTTTGGCTAAATGAAGTTAGGGTGATGTTAAGAATGAACAAAATAACTTATACTAAACATCTGGGAGAAGGGTGTGTTCCAAAATCTTTTTTAGCATTTTGGGAGGAAAAGCAGATACCCTAATGGTTAAATGAATTCAATTTATCAGTATTATACTGCTCAGGTCATTTCTCTACTAATTTTGCTTATTAATAACTTTATAATACTAATTAAAAAGGTTTTTGTCCTATGGCAACTCTACAAGTGAGAAGCCTGAGCAGTTGTTTCTAGGACATGAACTATTCCTATTTAGTTATCTCGGAAGTTCCATGAGACAATAAACTGAGCAGGAGCATTTTCATACACAAATAACCCAAATCTTTCCTGCCCCCTCACATTCTGTATAACTGTTCCAGTTTGACCAATGGTTCCATTATGCTGCTCTCTTCATCCTGTGCCAGCTTCTTTATACATTTTTAACACTAGCCAACTACAATGTTAAAAGACATAAAGCATCTGAATACATTTTTTAGTCTTGCTCCCCTTGAATTTCCCATTGACTAAAAAAATCCTTCAAAGTATATCTTTTGTAAATATTACTAAATATGTACAAGAGTACCAATGATATGGTACATAATGTACAAATCACATAAGATATTTCATCAACAATGTACTAGGCACCAAACCAGATAGAAAACAGATCTCTGACTAGTCCATTCACAGTACTGTGCCTTGTATTCTTCCTTCACAGATAAGCTTCATGTCAATTCCTCTTTACCTGGATTGTCCAAATCCTGGAGAACATAAATGTGCTTAAAATCCACTGAATTTTTGTGTTTCTCAGTGCCATAAAACACCACACCAATGAGATCTCTGTCATGGCTGATGATCTTGTTTGTGTATACATTTTGAATGCACTATAAAGAAAATACAACATAGATCAGCTGGTGGGAAATATAAGAGAAAAGGCTATTGAGGAACACAACTACATCTAAAGGCAGCCACAATGTTTTGAGACACATTTCACCCCTGCTTTACAAGACAAGTATCAATGGCGGGAATCAGACAGTTAACTTGCTTTTTTAACTCATTTCCTTTACAGATGAATCTTTCTGATTAAATATTGCAATCTTATTCCCATTTGCTTTGAAGTAAGCCCCAATTGACATAGAGTGGaccttatttccaagtaagcatgtAGAAGATTTTCAAATTTTTAAACAAGCAGttctgttaagaactaatctgcctactttcctttcactagtcctacaactggactaaatttggttcaaattggttaggcagttcacaggttagcccacttgcacctcaaacattcacatgtctgccatcttgaattggggttgatgacatcttcacaaactataccattgaggtgtccctatgcatccctacaactgttccaaatttggttcaaatcagttaggtggttcacaagttagcccacttgcacctcaaatgttcacatttatttttccattttaaaaacacagtcaTCACCTAAATATCTGTCCTGCAAAGAGTTTAACAAGAAAACAGAAAACTGAAGCTCAGCATCACTTTTgccttcccttaaaaaaaatatttttttttgccTCTTCCGAGTGTAATAGAACAATGCAGAGATAAGCAGAACATAAACTGAACTGACCTCCAATTCTATCAGTCTTTCATTAATAACTTATAATACAACTCTGATATATTTGGGGATCTTTCAAACTACAAGAGGTGTAATCAGCATTATAAACAGGTGGTCTTACCTGGATCGTCATATCAAAAGGAGCAAAATTGTCATCACAGGACTCCAACATGGCTTTTGAGGCATCCACTAAGAAAACTAAGGTATCCCGAcctgaatatttatattctcctgaaaaggggggaaatgtcaaATTCTAACAATTAATTGCCCTCCTTACCCAATTCTTGTATTGCATTATATTTCTTAGTTACAACTTACATATGCATAAGACTGTGCTCAAAGTTGTATTTGTTCTTGTGCATTAGGAAAGGgtaaaaatatgtgtgtgtgtgtgtgtgtgctggttggATAGCTATGCTTATGCCAATAGCAAGATATTTTGCTCAAGTGTCTGGGTCTGCTTGTTTTTGATAATGAGCCCTAACCTGTGTTCGCTCAGACTCGCCCCAAATTTTCCTCAACATACGTTCTAgctgtctcccagcttgcttcattgtcctcagctcaggtgtataaCAAAGTACTGCACGGGTTGTGCTTTgcgggagagggcacttgggagcgATCGTGTCGACTGCCCAAACAAAAAGTTATCTGCTTTGTTTTCCCAGTGGAACATTTCCCCTCAGCTGCTGTTTGTATTGCAGGACAAAACATAACTGTTCAATTTCCCTTTTCTTAGCAATATGGTCCTGATTGGGTTTGCGGCTTTTCTGTCTTAGATGTGATCACAGACCTTCTATGGTCATGCCTAGTTGCACCTTCACATGCTTACTTGAAATAGTCAAAAGcaatgtttcctctaacagggattcctagatgttgttgactacaactcccagaatctccagctgcaatgactttttcttggggattatgggagttgtagtcaacaacatctgggaatgcctgttagagggaacactgcttttgaCTATTTCAAGTAAGCATGTGAAGGTGCAACTAGACATGACCATAGAAGGTCTGTGATCACATCTAAGACAGAAGAGCAGCAAACCCAATCAGGACCATATTGCTAAGGAAAGGGAGATTTGACCGTTATGTTTTGCCCTGCAATACAAACAGCAGCTGAGGGGAAAGGTTCCACCGGGAAAACAAAGCAGATAACTTTTTGTTTGGGCAGTCAACATGATCattcccaagtgccctctcccgcAAAGCACAACCCGTGCAGCACtttggtatacacctgagctgaggacaatgaagcaagctgggagatggctaGAAAGTAAGTTGAGGAAAATTTGGAGCGAGTCTAAGCGAACACAGGTTAGGGCTCATTATTGAACCTACTCTATGgaagtgatggaacagaagaaatgctTCTTTTCacccaccattgcatcctctcaatgtcgTCCAACGGGGCTCTTCTGGATAGT carries:
- the XRCC6 gene encoding X-ray repair cross-complementing protein 6 isoform X2 — translated: MWACVGIKNLFQLHLSLIQTLCCMHVQIYQDVKVMSDWVSYYKNEDGEEEEEQDEDVEIIGEYKYSGRDTLVFLVDASKAMLESCDDNFAPFDMTIQCIQNVYTNKIISHDRDLIGVVFYGTEKHKNSVDFKHIYVLQDLDNPGAKRVLELGKYKGEQGKILFQKSFGHSADYSLGEALWVCSNLFSDVRLKMSHKRIMLFTNEDNPHGQDSVKAKFARTKASDLRETGIYLDLMHLKKPGGFDISLFYRDIINTAEDEDLGVQFDESGKLEDLMKKVRAKETRKRALARLNLYLGKDMALTVGIFNLVQKACKQPPVKLYRETNEPLKTKTRTFNRETGSLLLPSDTKRAQTYGNRQIVLEKEETEEAKRFGSPGLYLIGFKPLVMLKRHHHIRPAQFIYPDESLISGSTTLFSALLTKCLEKEVMAICKYIPRRNTPPKFIALVPQEEELDEQNVQIAPSGFHLIFLPYADDKRKIDCTEKVSANQEQVDKMKEIVQKLRFKYRSDSFENPVLQQHYMNLEALALDLMEPEKAEDLTMPKAEVMDSRLGNLVDEFKQLVYPPGYDPEGKPTKRKQGNGTGTPEKKAKVEISEEELRNHVKKGTLGKLTVAVLKDVCQIYKLKGGGKKQELLDVVTKHFSKH
- the XRCC6 gene encoding X-ray repair cross-complementing protein 6 isoform X3, whose translation is MSDWVSYYKNEDGEEEEEQDEDVEIIGEYKYSGRDTLVFLVDASKAMLESCDDNFAPFDMTIQCIQNVYTNKIISHDRDLIGVVFYGTEKHKNSVDFKHIYVLQDLDNPGAKRVLELGKYKGEQGKILFQKSFGHSADYSLGEALWVCSNLFSDVRLKMSHKRIMLFTNEDNPHGQDSVKAKFARTKASDLRETGIYLDLMHLKKPGGFDISLFYRDIINTAEDEDLGVQFDESGKLEDLMKKVRAKETRKRALARLNLYLGKDMALTVGIFNLVQKACKQPPVKLYRETNEPLKTKTRTFNRETGSLLLPSDTKRAQTYGNRQIVLEKEETEEAKRFGSPGLYLIGFKPLVMLKRHHHIRPAQFIYPDESLISGSTTLFSALLTKCLEKEVMAICKYIPRRNTPPKFIALVPQEEELDEQNVQIAPSGFHLIFLPYADDKRKIDCTEKVSANQEQVDKMKEIVQKLRFKYRSDSFENPVLQQHYMNLEALALDLMEPEKAEDLTMPKAEVMDSRLGNLVDEFKQLVYPPGYDPEGKPTKRKQAGNGTGTPEKKAKVEISEEELRNHVKKGTLGKLTVAVLKDVCQIYKLKGGGKKQELLDVVTKHFSKH
- the XRCC6 gene encoding X-ray repair cross-complementing protein 6 isoform X1; the encoded protein is MHVQIYQDVKVMSDWVSYYKNEDGEEEEEQDEDVEIIGEYKYSGRDTLVFLVDASKAMLESCDDNFAPFDMTIQCIQNVYTNKIISHDRDLIGVVFYGTEKHKNSVDFKHIYVLQDLDNPGAKRVLELGKYKGEQGKILFQKSFGHSADYSLGEALWVCSNLFSDVRLKMSHKRIMLFTNEDNPHGQDSVKAKFARTKASDLRETGIYLDLMHLKKPGGFDISLFYRDIINTAEDEDLGVQFDESGKLEDLMKKVRAKETRKRALARLNLYLGKDMALTVGIFNLVQKACKQPPVKLYRETNEPLKTKTRTFNRETGSLLLPSDTKRAQTYGNRQIVLEKEETEEAKRFGSPGLYLIGFKPLVMLKRHHHIRPAQFIYPDESLISGSTTLFSALLTKCLEKEVMAICKYIPRRNTPPKFIALVPQEEELDEQNVQIAPSGFHLIFLPYADDKRKIDCTEKVSANQEQVDKMKEIVQKLRFKYRSDSFENPVLQQHYMNLEALALDLMEPEKAEDLTMPKAEVMDSRLGNLVDEFKQLVYPPGYDPEGKPTKRKQAGNGTGTPEKKAKVEISEEELRNHVKKGTLGKLTVAVLKDVCQIYKLKGGGKKQELLDVVTKHFSKH